Part of the Pseudobdellovibrionaceae bacterium genome is shown below.
AAGTGGCTCTGCAGTTATCGCGCCTTTACTTTGAAAAAGGCCAACTGAAAGAAGCCTTGGCCATAACAGAGAATCAAAATTATTCGCAAAGGGAAGTCGGACGCCTTAAGCTTGAAACCGCTTGGGTTAAATATTACCTGAAATCCTACAGTGAAGCTTTAGGGATTCTAGAAGGATTAAAATCACCGTATTATTCGCCTTCATGGCACCCAGAAGCGTTTATTCTCGAAATGCTTATTTACAAAGATCTTTGCTATTTCGATAAGGTTAGCGAGATATCTTCACAGTTTAAAAAGCGATTTAACCCCTCACTAATGCAGATTCGAAGGCGTCTTCCTTTGGGGGAAGACCCTTTGTTGGTAAATATGGTTCTTGTTAAAAGAAAATATCAAGCGCTAGCCAACTTTCTAAACTCTATCGAAAAGGAGAGAGAAAGCATTTTTGGCTACAGTTGGATGGATAGTGAAATGTTATCCGTCTTAAAGGATGAATATGACCGCAAGGTTCAAGATTTGCGGACCCGCCTGGACCGGGCTATGGTTACGGAAGCCGCCAAGCAGGCTGAGTTATTATTGGATTTTGAAGAGCAAGTGAAGTTTTTAGAGTACTTCTCAAACCTTGAGGCGCTCCGAGTGACTAATGACAAGGGGCCAGATTTTGCCAGTGATAAAATTTCTAAATTTAATTTTAATCAGGTAGTTTGGCCTGTGCAGGGTGAGTACTGGTTGGATGAATTGGGGCAATATAAAGTACTTGTTTCAAGTCAGTGTGGGCAAAGGTAAGGTGCAGTGCTAGATCGAATGAAGTTTTTTGCATTTATCCCCTGTTTACTGTTGTTGGTCTCAAAGGCCTGGGCCCAGGAGCTGAGTTTGGCCGAGATGCGTGAGGGGCTTGAAAAGATCGAGCTAAAAATAGACGAAACACGCGGGCAGATGGACACAGTAAGGGATGCGAAGTTTTTGCCAGAGTTATACTTTATGTTGGCCGACCTGTATTCGAAGCAGAGTCGATTTCAATATACAATCAAGGTGCGTGAAAACAAAGGGACGCCCGTAGAAGAGCTTGATTTTACAGCCGAGCTTCGGCCTAAGTATCAGGCCATTCAGGTTTACGACACGATCGTCGAGAAGTTCCCAAATATTGAATTTGTAGATCGAGCCGTTTTTTACAAGGCCCACGAACTTCGGGAGCTCGGGCAAGCCGAAGAAATGATTCGCACTTATCAGCAGTTAACTCGGGATTACCCAAAAAGTAAGTATTGGGAAGAGGCCCAACTCATTGTTGGAAACTTTCAATTTGATAACGAAAAAAACGTAGAAAAAGCCTTAAAAACATATCGGACGATCGTAGTTCGGAAACGCAACCCCCTCACAGCAAAAGCGTATGAGCGAATGGGGTGGTGTTATATCAATTTAAGAAAATTCGATAGTGCTCTTTATGCGTTTGAAAAGGTTTTTAAGACCTATCTGGATGGCTCAGAGGGTTCTATTTCTACAGATGAGATCCGGCAAAGCGATGTGAGAAAAGATGCATTGTTAGCTATGGTTTGGCCCTACAGTGAAGTGCCGCCTAGGAAGCTAAAAAAGCAAAAATCAGGTCGTCATCAAGTGATATCATATTTCAAGGTTCTGGCCCCTGATGTGATCACCTATCGCAAGGGCCTACACAAGTTGGGTGGTCGTTTGACCATTAAAAAGCGACTCATTGATGCGACCCAAGTTTATTTTGAACTGCTTCGTCTGACGACCAAATTAGAAGATCGTATTGACGTGATCGAGCGGCTTTACGTATCTATGAAAAACACCCTTAAACCTTGGCCGGTGCGAGGTTTTGTGGATGAGATCATATCCACTTCAGAGAGAGTGAAATATGCAGGCGACCTTAAGGACAATGAACGAAAAAAGTATTTGCACGACTTTGAGATCTACGCTCGCGATGTGGCAACTAGGGCCCATAAGCAGGCGAAGCAGACAGGCAAGCCAGTGGATCTTGAGTGGGCCGCGCGTGATTATGAAACTTATTTGAGTTTTTATGGTGACAGTAAACATGCCGACAAAATTCGTCTTAATTTAGCTGAAGCCTATTATCATTTGAAAATGGGCACCGAAGCGGGCCGTTACTATGAAGAGTTGGCAAAAGTTGTGAGAAGCAAAAAAGGCCTTAAGGACATGCAAGAGTCGGCCGTTGAGTCGTACATTTTGGCGCTGAAGCGCACGAATAAATTGACGCTATTACAACGAACTCAAGCCCGTTACGGATTGAGGTCTATGGGCCGGGCCTATATAAAAAGTTTTCCTAAGAGCAAAATTGTACCAGAAGTATGGTTTAACGTGGCCCAATCTTACTACGACGAACGTCGTTTTAAATTGGCCATAAAGTACTTAACGGGTTACATCGATAACTTCCCTAAAGGCAATAAGGTTTCGTTGGCGGCCAATCTTGTGCTAGATGTGTACAACCAACAAGAAGATTACGACGGACTAATAAAGGCTGGAAAACAAATTTTAGCCAACAAGTCTATTGCTGATCAAAGTCTAAAATCCGGCGTGGCTCAAATCGTACAGCAAGCAGAGCTTAAGAAAATTCAAGTCAGCACAGGTGGAATGAAGTCAGACGATTATTCAAAAAATCTATTAAAATTAGCTAGCAAATATAAAGATTCAAAATTGGGAGCCCAAGCCCTTCATGAGGCCTTTTTATCTTTAAAGTCCAAAAGAGACCCGGATATGTTTAATGTGGGTGAGAGTCTAGTGGTCAAATACGCTAACACCAAATTTGGCAAGCCAACACTAACAGACATGGGCCAGGTGGCGCTAGCCACGGCCGACTTTAAACGAGCTGTGGTGTATTTTGAAATTTATGCTGATCGCTACAAAAGCGACAGTGCCGCCAATGCATTGCTAAAGAATGCGGCCGAGATGCGTGAATTTATGGGCGACTATAAACTGGCTGCAAGAAATTATCGACGCCTGGGTGATTGGGCCTCTGTGGCTCGAATGGACTTTCTCAGTGCAGACTGGAGTTCGCTATCTAGGACCGCAGAAAATGCGCCGGGAGTTTACGGTCCCTATTACCAGGGTGTGGCGCAGTTGAAACTGCGTGGGCCAGATGCTGCAGCTGACCGCTTTCGCCAAGCCAGTGGGTTTAGTGGTGGCTCCTATGAAGAGCAAGAAATGGTGGCCCACAGTCTTTATTTATTGGCCGCATCGGATCTCAATGATTACCGGAGAGCCGGTAGCGGGCGGGGAGACGTGACAGCCGCCGTCACTCAAAAAGTGCAACTGCTTAACAAGATGACGGAAAGTCTCAATAGAGTCATAGCCACAGGAAATGGCAAATGGATCATTTCCGCGATGTACACCCAAGGCCAGATCAACCGAGAATTTGCAAGTTTCTTAAGTAAAGCTCCGCTACCGCCTGGGCTGTCTGGCAGTCAAAAAGCCATGTATAAAAATGAGATTGCCAAGCAGGCCACTCAATATGCGGCATCGGCAAAGCAGTTCTTTAAGCAATGCAATCAAAGTGCTGAAAAGTATGAAATATTTAGCCCATTCACGGTGGGTTGCCTGAGTGGCGGCAAAAAAAATGTGGATGAGTTTCAGGTGGGGGCCGGTGGCTGGACGGGCTCTACCGCCGCACCAAAAAATGCCCTGGCCATTCAAAAACAACTGTACGACAGCCCTCGCAATGTGGGTTTATTAAAAAAATTATCCAGTGTTTATATGGCCAGTAGAAACTTTGGACTCGCTCAAGTTGTACTAAATCGTGCCCTAGAGATTGAGCCCAATGATGCGTCGTTAATGTCTGAAATGGGTTTGGCCTTTATGTTTATGGATCGTCCCGATGATGCCAAAGTGTGGTTTAAAAAAGCCATAAAGAGAAACAAGAATGACGTGGTTGCCCTTTGGGGTATGGCCGGCTTGTTTCATGAGTACCGTATGCCTAAGAAAAAGAAACAATACCTTGATCGGGCCAAACGGGCCGGGCGGCCCACGGGTGTTCTACCAAAGGCCATCAAGTCACTGGGATAGTTGGGGCTACCCTAACCCCTTGGTCCAGTTTCGCTTCAGAGTTTAAGAATCCTATCCTCTGCTCCGATCAATATATGAATTTAATTTCATAAATGAGCCATGTTCGATCAAGGTAGGATTATGGGAAAAGTCAAACTAACAGTGAGATTACAAGATGCAAGTGGAGAGATATTTTGCAAAGAATTCTCAAAGCTTCCCATATTAATTGGCCGAGACGCCACCTGCCACGTTCAGTTGCCAGACAGCGATGAGTTTCAATTGATTCATGCCATGATCAAAGAGCAAGATGGCCTACTAGTGGTTGCAGACAACAGTGGCGAGGGATTTCTCTATATGGGAGATTCAAAACCCTTTTTGCCCATTCACGAGAAATTAGTTTTTAGCTTAGGTTCAGTTCGCATTATCATTGAAGACAGTTTTGGTGAAAGGGCCGCAGTCGACACTTTTTTCGGTTCTAAAGTGTCAGATTTAGAAAAAACAAAGGCGTTTATTCCAGAAGAGTTTTTCACCAATCTCAAAGAAGGGGTAGTACCCACAGTTCAGACTGTGCAAAACTCCAGTGGTGGCACAGAGTCTTTGTCGGCGTCGGCCAATTCAGGTGGTGACTACGGCTTTCGGCCAATGGATGTAATCACTAATGTGAGACACTACATTACTAAATCTTTTGGTATTGAAAAACTGCGTCCAAAAAAGAAAATGCCCCGCCGATCTAAATACGATTTACTGGTGTCTGTGGTGTGGCGCGGAGTTCTGTACGACTCGAAGGTTTACCGCCGGGGTGAAGAGGTTGATTTACGAGACCGAAATTCCTACAAAAGTGTGTATTTGCCAAATCTCAAAGATGAAGCGCTCCACGTCAACTATGTGGAAAAAAATGCCGAAATTGAAGTTCCTACGATTTTTCCAGGTGAACTGAAAAGAGGCGAAGAGGTTTTTAGCGTAAAAGATGTGGCCACGATGGCGACAGGTGAAACGGGCCACACCGTCCATGTGGTAAAGCTCATATTGGGAGACATGTTTACCATCTATCTCGGTGATGACATGTATTTGTGCTTTAACTATGTGCCAAGGTATCGAGAATTTCGCTTGAAATTTGTGCCCGGTGAAGAGTTAAACTTTAATGAAACGGCCACATGGTCAGTGGCCCTGCACACACTCTTTATTCTGATGATTGCTATTTTTGCTCCAAAAATCGATGCACCTCAAGTGGAAGGGGTGCCTCAGAGGTATGCAAAGCTTTTGGTGCCGCCAAAACCCAAAGAGATTGAAAAGAAAAAGCCGCCTGAGAAAAAAGTGGTGAAAAAAATTGAAAAAAAGAAGCCCATTGTTAAGGCTGAACCCATCCGTAAACCAAAGAAGGTCGTG
Proteins encoded:
- a CDS encoding AgmX/PglI C-terminal domain-containing protein — translated: MGKVKLTVRLQDASGEIFCKEFSKLPILIGRDATCHVQLPDSDEFQLIHAMIKEQDGLLVVADNSGEGFLYMGDSKPFLPIHEKLVFSLGSVRIIIEDSFGERAAVDTFFGSKVSDLEKTKAFIPEEFFTNLKEGVVPTVQTVQNSSGGTESLSASANSGGDYGFRPMDVITNVRHYITKSFGIEKLRPKKKMPRRSKYDLLVSVVWRGVLYDSKVYRRGEEVDLRDRNSYKSVYLPNLKDEALHVNYVEKNAEIEVPTIFPGELKRGEEVFSVKDVATMATGETGHTVHVVKLILGDMFTIYLGDDMYLCFNYVPRYREFRLKFVPGEELNFNETATWSVALHTLFILMIAIFAPKIDAPQVEGVPQRYAKLLVPPKPKEIEKKKPPEKKVVKKIEKKKPIVKAEPIRKPKKVVVQKSQKIKQMNKFPLKLESKRVTKTPATVVGKAPEKITEVKNVGALGVLGTLGKTPTQTTTPVVINPSPNAGGLPNPSSKGVMGLLKSKGGKLAAGGTGQAVKTKGLGFGTGTGYGVQGKRGVAGSRQVAGQVIGSPKLMELKRTEGLTRKQVMDVVNKYVGEIQQCYEQALLSDPGLRGRVEYEWLITPGGQVKTIKVVSSEMRGGGSLNSCVFKVFKGMKFPKARNGQETVPRIGFPFGRL
- a CDS encoding tetratricopeptide repeat protein gives rise to the protein MKFFAFIPCLLLLVSKAWAQELSLAEMREGLEKIELKIDETRGQMDTVRDAKFLPELYFMLADLYSKQSRFQYTIKVRENKGTPVEELDFTAELRPKYQAIQVYDTIVEKFPNIEFVDRAVFYKAHELRELGQAEEMIRTYQQLTRDYPKSKYWEEAQLIVGNFQFDNEKNVEKALKTYRTIVVRKRNPLTAKAYERMGWCYINLRKFDSALYAFEKVFKTYLDGSEGSISTDEIRQSDVRKDALLAMVWPYSEVPPRKLKKQKSGRHQVISYFKVLAPDVITYRKGLHKLGGRLTIKKRLIDATQVYFELLRLTTKLEDRIDVIERLYVSMKNTLKPWPVRGFVDEIISTSERVKYAGDLKDNERKKYLHDFEIYARDVATRAHKQAKQTGKPVDLEWAARDYETYLSFYGDSKHADKIRLNLAEAYYHLKMGTEAGRYYEELAKVVRSKKGLKDMQESAVESYILALKRTNKLTLLQRTQARYGLRSMGRAYIKSFPKSKIVPEVWFNVAQSYYDERRFKLAIKYLTGYIDNFPKGNKVSLAANLVLDVYNQQEDYDGLIKAGKQILANKSIADQSLKSGVAQIVQQAELKKIQVSTGGMKSDDYSKNLLKLASKYKDSKLGAQALHEAFLSLKSKRDPDMFNVGESLVVKYANTKFGKPTLTDMGQVALATADFKRAVVYFEIYADRYKSDSAANALLKNAAEMREFMGDYKLAARNYRRLGDWASVARMDFLSADWSSLSRTAENAPGVYGPYYQGVAQLKLRGPDAAADRFRQASGFSGGSYEEQEMVAHSLYLLAASDLNDYRRAGSGRGDVTAAVTQKVQLLNKMTESLNRVIATGNGKWIISAMYTQGQINREFASFLSKAPLPPGLSGSQKAMYKNEIAKQATQYAASAKQFFKQCNQSAEKYEIFSPFTVGCLSGGKKNVDEFQVGAGGWTGSTAAPKNALAIQKQLYDSPRNVGLLKKLSSVYMASRNFGLAQVVLNRALEIEPNDASLMSEMGLAFMFMDRPDDAKVWFKKAIKRNKNDVVALWGMAGLFHEYRMPKKKKQYLDRAKRAGRPTGVLPKAIKSLG